The proteins below are encoded in one region of Phaeodactylum tricornutum CCAP 1055/1 chromosome 3, complete sequence:
- a CDS encoding enhanced disease susceptibility 5-like protein (An expressed protein with some similarity to enhanced disease suceptibility 5. EDS5 can be induced by salicylic acid, pathogens and UV radiation. Plays an essential function in the salicylic acid-dependent pathway of plant defense against pathogens. Might be part of the functional mechanism for the induction of salicylic acid biosynthesis. Might be a transporter.): MLWKRASTRTFIVLLHLLTYRAGAFASLSSRQASYRSRGPLVPSQSTQRGRVLTTTTESSGDVPRGGDLPRRIPDLPTLADYRKFALPCLALWIAGPLLSLVDTSFIGLSGSPDLSANNLAALGPATTFFDGATYLFAFLNVATTNLYASARSQSGPNSPEAESVVRTASRVAVNCGIGIMFFLLAFARPLLKLYMGDKAASTPGLLDAATDYVLIRALSMPTSLLLGVLQAALLGAKDSVTPLIAILYATVVNIFGDFILVNRLQMSLKGAAIATTLAQWASTAALIAPARRNLVKDHSLGLVRKPKPFPGGVTGRTFLAFAAPVLTLILGKLAAFGFMTNAAAGVPGQPTPLAAHQIILSLLFFCSPFLEVISQTAQTFLPSYLAPIFEHMDKLRKRNPDYKPEEDPAVEPWLNTSKLVATRLLGIGMVTAAVVASIVSLIPAFFGNLITSDLTVQQAVKPLAKYLWMGAFFWAPVAVCEGVLLARRELSFLASIYLVSTALLPPVLLRIKFRGGTVGQVWACFAIFQLFRAACFIGRIWGPGLVHRVLGRRQPLPATDRGS, encoded by the coding sequence ATGCTTTGGAAACGAGCGTCTACCCGGACGTTTATCGTCTTACTGCACCTGCTCACGTACCGAGCGGGCGCCTTTGCTTCCTTGTCATCCCGGCAGGCTTCGTATCGAAGTCGCGGTCCCTTGGTTCCTTCACAATCCACACAGCGAGGTCGAGTGCTGACTACCACCACCGAATCTTCCGGAGACGTCCCTCGCGGTGGAGACTTGCCCCGCCGGATCCCCGACCTCCCAACGCTTGCGGATTATCGCAAGTTCGCGCTGCCCTGTCTCGCCCTGTGGATCGCAGGGCCCTTGCTGAGCCTCGTCGATACTTCGTTCATTGGACTTTCGGGATCCCCGGACCTCTCGGCGAACAATTTGGCTGCGCTGGGACCCGCGACAACCTTCTTTGACGGCGCGACCTACTTATTCGCCTTTTTGAACGTCGCCACCACGAACCTGTACGCGTCCGCTCGATCGCAGTCGGGCCCCAATAGTCCCGAAGCCGAATCCGTCGTCCGTACCGCCTCTAGAGTAGCGGTCAACTGTGGAATTGGAATCATGTTCTTCCTACTCGCCTTTGCCCGACCCCTCCTCAAGCTTTACATGGGCGACAAGGCAGCCAGTACTCCGGGACTGCTCGATGCCGCGACGGATTACGTCTTGATTCGGGCCCTCAGTATGCCCACTTCTCTATTATTGGGCGTCTTACAAGCCGCCTTATTGGGTGCCAAAGACTCCGTTACTCCGTTAATCGCCATTCTGTACGCCACCGTTGTCAACATATTTGGTGACTTTATTCTCGTCAATCGTCTCCAGATGAGTCTGAAAGGGGCCGCGATTGCCACGACACTGGCGCAGTGGGCATCCACGGCCGCTTTGATTGCACCCGCGCGTCGCAATCTCGTCAAGGATCATTCCCTGGGATTGGTGCGCAAACCAAAACCTTTTCCGGGCGGAGTCACGGGACGAACTTTTCTGGCATTCGCCGCGCCCGTCTTGACTTTGATTCTAGGAAAGCTCGCGGCCTTTGGCTTCATGACGAATGCGGCGGCGGGCGTTCCGGGACAGCCCACACCGTTGGCCGCCCATCAAATCATTCTCAGTTTACTCTTTTTCTGCAGTCCGTTCCTCGAAGTCATTAGCCAGACAGCACAAACCTTCTTGCCCTCCTACTTGGCTCCTATTTTTGAACACATGGACAAACTCCGCAAGCGCAATCCCGACTACAAGCCCGAGGAAGATCCGGCCGTAGAGCCGTGGTTGAACACGTCCAAACTGGTGGCTACACGTTTGTTGGGCATTGGTATGGTGACGGCGGCTGTCGTGGCAAGCATCGTTTCCCTCATTCCGGCTTTTTTTGGTAACTTGATCACGTCCGACTTGACGGTACAACAGGCCGTCAAGCCTTTGGCGAAGTACTTGTGGATGGGTGCCTTCTTCTGGGCCCCCGTGGCGGTTTGCGAAGGTGTCTTGTTGGCGCGTCGGGAGTTGTCTTTTCTGGCCAGTATTTACTTGGTCAGTACCGCTTTGTTGCCGCCCGTCTTGCTGCGCATCAAATTTCGTGGGGGAACGGTTGGTCAAGTATGGGCTTGCTTTGCCATCTTTCAGCTGTTCCGAGCGGCCTGTTTTATTGGTCGTATTTGGGGACCTGGTCTGGTACACCGCGTTCTGGGACGCCGGCAACCGCTTCCGGCGACCGACAGGGGCTCCTAA
- a CDS encoding predicted protein yields the protein MKYTVPLFASLIFLLDDVATAFSVHSKSSRPPSPTSRSAQTAGSFFNPVPEDDPSNDPRSDTNDTMDAKPQNLDESLEHLLKERKSPSRASQPSTIQGVPSARAGQGFGKTRSPVAQRITPPREKPFVGIGPPLNDITKPEYDDQGYTLYADERTGEKSRVFEALVDYPCDFTMKIVGANEGAFVEEMVAVVAESCLVQADSIQHSVRALGKWTSVTVQAPVQSAEMLYGLYEVIDRDPRVKFKF from the coding sequence ATGAAATACACCGTCCCGCTCTTCGCCTCTCTTATTTTTCTTCTGGACGACGTAGCCACCGCATTTTCCGTACACAGCAAATCCTCTCGTCCTCCGTCTCCAACCTCACGGTCTGCCCAGACAGCGGGGAGCTTTTTCAATCCCGTACCGGAAGACGATCCCTCGAACGATCCGCGTTCCGACACCAACGACACGATGGACGCGAAACCCCAAAACTTGGACGAATCACTCGAACATCTTTTGAAAGAGCGCAAGTCTCCTTCTCGCGCCTCGCAACCTTCCACGATTCAAGGAGTACCATCCGCACGAGCGGGTcaaggctttggaaagacaCGTTCTCCCGTGGCCCAAAGGATTACCCCGCCACGCGAAAAACCCTTTGTCGGCATCGGTCCGCCCCTTAACGATATTACCAAACCAGAATACGACGATCAGGGATACACACTTTACGCGGACGAACGTACGGGCGAAAAGTCCCGCGTCTTTGAAGCCCTCGTTGACTATCCTTGCGACTTTACCATGAAAATTGTCGGCGCCAACGAAGGAGCCTTTGTAGAAGAAATGGTCGCTGTTGTGGCCGAGTCCTGCCTAGTCCAGGCCGATTCTATACAGCATTCCGTCCGGGCTTTGGGAAAATGGACATCCGTCACGGTACAAGCACCGGTGCAGTCGGCGGAAATGCTCTACGGCCTGTACGAAGTCATTGACCGGGATCCCCGTGTCAAATTCAAGTTTTAG
- a CDS encoding predicted protein, translating into MSPRTMTTLPALDTAVPQRSSPITTQSDSGMHQATETEYGTTAVAGRLSDGNGQAELSTPRLRLSASKRHQSAPHAPLGARFTASNSSDNFLDNDKYRTSGHTATRYPRRIRRSPLEQHFRVDKDNRAILPGVPIYDPDWNRDVHDFFNLVVLVPVVALNIINWNWDTVWTVFTMNTKLTIANAWTGEYFDLFLLVTVFYFAIDLLWILAFPNCVKSPATILQHHVATLLYLIIPYRHASYQWCMGACMLVECNTWFLIARRVFNKQGFPPWIIDLSFVSIRVKLISIFFYTTWVAIRVVLYPYLLPLFYQVWLDHSAKVGTKMNLVFWCVPLHSVFCLLNLKWSYDLLMSKIRYWRRLGKDGVYRNGAVASGL; encoded by the coding sequence ATGAGTCCACGAACGATGACGACCTTGCCCGCCTTGGACACCGCCGTACCGCAACGATCGTCGCCGATTACCACACAATCGGATTCGGGCATGCACCAAGCTACCGAGACGGAATACGGGACCACCGCTGTGGCCGGACGTCTATCGGACGGCAACGGGCAAGCGGAACTCTCCACACCGCGCCTCCGACTCAGTGCGTCCAAACGCCATCAGTCGGCGCCACACGCTCCACTAGGAGCACGATTCACCGCCAGTAACAGCAGCGACAATTTCCTTGACAACGACAAATACCGAACCAGTGGACACACCGCGACTAGATATCCACGTAGGATTCGGCGATCGCCCTTGGAACAACACTTTCGGGTGGACAAGGACAATCGGGCAATTCTACCCGGAGTACCCATCTATGATCCCGACTGGAACCGAGATGTGCACGATTTCTTCAATCTAGTGGTCCTCGTACCAGTGGTTGCCTTGAATATCATTAATTGGAACTGGGATACGGTGTGGACCGTGTTTACGATGAATACCAAATTGACGATTGCCAACGCATGGACCGGAGAGTATTTTGATCTCTTTCTCCTCGTCACGGTCTTTTACTTCGCGATCGACTTGCTATGGATCCTGGCGTTTCCCAACTGCGTCAAGAGCCCCGCTACCATCCTGCAACACCACGTTGCGACACTCCTGTATTTGATCATTCCCTACCGACACGCCTCGTACCAATGGTGCATGGGAGCATGCATGCTGGTCGAGTGCAATACATGGTTTCTCATTGCCCGAAGAGTCTTTAACAAACAAGGTTTCCCGCCGTGGATTATAGATTTGAGCTTTGTCTCGATACGTGTCAAGCTCATTTCCATCTTCTTTTACACCACCTGGGTTGCCATTCGCGTCGTCCTCTACCCCTACCTACTCCCGCTATTTTACCAAGTGTGGTTGGACCATTCCGCCAAGGTTGGTACCAAAATGAATCTCGTATTTTGGTGCGTGCCGCTACATTCCGTGTTTTGCTTGCTCAACCTCAAATGGTCCTACGATTTGCTCATGTCCAAAATACGCTATTGGAGACGACTCGGGAAAGACGGTGTCTACCGCAACGGTGCGGTTGCGAGTGGACTGTGA
- the Gamma-tub gene encoding predicted protein (tubulin Gamma-chain (Gamma tubulin)) — MPREIITLQVGQCGNQIGGEFWKQLCLEHGIRPDGTLHEAPPAITTDRNNNIVDDRKDVFFYQSDDDKYIPRALLIDLEPRVVNKLAHNNQNLFNPENYFIAKDGGGAGNNWASGFRQGEEHHEQVLDMIDREADNSDSLEGFVLTHSIAGGTGSGMGSYLLERLNDHFPKKLIQTYSVFPSWADESDVVVQPYNSILTLKRLTLNADAVVVLDNTALNRIATDRLRIENPSVDHLNSLVATIMAASTTTLRYPSYMNNDMIGLLASLIPTPRCHFLMTGYTPLHIADAGENLASVRKTTVLDVMRRLTQPQNIMVSANTRSGCYISILNIIQGNDVDPTQIHKALQRLRERNALSFIPWGPASVQVALARKSPFVDTRHKVSGFMLANHTSMAELFDRLLKQYDTIRSRNAFLDNYRKEPMFADSLDEFDHARETVQNLVDEYRACERADYVDFGCGEDEAGAMGMP; from the exons ATGCCTCGGGAGATTATTACTCTCCAGGTCGGACAGTGTGGGAATCAGATTGGAGGCGAGTTTTGGAAGCAGTTGTGTCTAGAGCACGGCATTCGACCTGACGGGACCCTTCACGAAGCACCTCCTGCTATC ACTACCGatcgcaacaacaacatcgtAGACGATCGCAAAGACGTCTTTTTCTATCagtccgacgacgacaagtACATTCCGAGAGCATTGCTGATTGATCTGGAGCCTCGCGTGGTCAACAAATTGGCACACAACAATCAGAATTTATTCAACCCAGAAAACTATTTCATTGCCAAGGATGGGGGTGGTGCCGGAAATAACTGGGCTAGCGGCTTTCGTCAGGGGGAAGAGCATCATGAGCAAGTTCTTGATATGATTGATCGAGAAGCCGACAATTCAGATTCGCTGGAAGGCTTTGTGCTGACTCACAGTATTGCCGGAGGTACTGGTAGTGGAATGGGATCCTACCTGTTGGAGCGACTCAATGATCACTTTCCCAAAAAGCTAATACAAACGTACTCGGTTTTCCCTTCGTGGGCCGACGAATCCGATGTTGTTGTGCAACCCTACAATTCTATTTTGACGCTCAAGCGCCTTACACTCAACGCCGACGCTGTTGTAGTTTTGGACAATACGGCTCTAAATCGCATCGCGACCGATCGCTTACGCATAGAAAATCCATCGGTCGATCACCTCAACAGTCTGGTCGCTACAATCATGGCAGCCAGTACCACCACTCTCCGGTATCCCTCATACATGAACAACGATATGATTGGCCTTTTAGCTAGCTTGATTCCGACTCCAAGGTGCCATTTCCTGATGACGGGCTACACACCGTTGCACATTGCCGACGCCGGCGAAAACCTAGCAAGCGTGCGCAAAACTACCGTTTTGGACGTCATGCGCCGTTTGACCCAACCCCAAAATATTATGGTCTCTGCCAACACACGCTCAGGCTGTTACATTTCCATACTCAACATTATTCAAGGGAACGACGTGGATCCAACACAAATTCACAAGGCGCTACAAAGGCTGCGCGAACGCAACGCACTCAGCTTTATTCCTTGGGGACCAGCGTCAGTCCAAGTGGCACTGGCACGCAAATCACCCTTTGTTGATACCAGACATAAAGTGTCCGGCTTTATGCTGGCAAATCATACGAGTATGGCAGAACTCTTTGATCGACTTCTGAAACAATACGATACAATTCGCAGTCGAAATGCGTTTTTGGACAACTATCGCAAAGAGCCCATGTTTGCCGATTCGTTGGATGAGTTTGACCACGCGCGAGAAACGGTGCAGAATCTGGTAGACGAATACCGAGCATGCGAGCGAGCTGACTACGTTGATTTTGGCTGCGGGGAAGACGAAGCTGGTGCTATGGGGATGCCATAA
- a CDS encoding predicted protein: MAPRQRSTSPPSMVETTDRQQESQPLVSSSSSTSSLNGTSLKRAKHSAENSVELPYQQLAEIARERHDFFNIFALVFVIGATLINWDLTRLVQGYGPDEAWTGEHFYLNWATTVLYFLIDLLWVAVVPICVKSPGTIIKHHFVAIIYLSAPVFWVEYRWFMGACLTVEVNTWFLILRRLVYKRQSWIPAICVEVVDKSFYISWIVIRCFIYPSLLVKMVNLAIIGIQLSGHFWHWPLLFIPLHFFLCVLNLKWSYDLFEPIIRKRMKGNGAKQATVATGL; encoded by the exons ATGGCACCGAGACAACGTTCGACGTCGCCGCCTTCCATGGTAGAAACGACTGATAGGCAACAAGAATCGCAACCTCTGGTATCAAGCAGCTCTTCCACATCGTCTTTAAACGGAACGTCATTGAAAAGAGCAAAACATTCGGCGGAAAATTCTGTTGAACTTCCGTACCAGCAGCTTGCCGAAATTGCGCGGGAACGTCACGACTTTTTCAATATTTTCGCCCTG GTATTTGTTATCGGAGCAACTTTAATCAACTGGGATCTGACCAGATTAGTACAAGGCTACGGTCCAGATGAGGCTTGGACCGGAGAGCATTTTTATTTGAATTGGGCG ACGACAGTCCTTTATTTTCTGATTGACCTCCTCTGGGTAGCTGTGGTGCCAATCTGTGTGAAGAGTCCGGGTACAATCATCAAG CATCATTTTGTTGCAATCATTTATTTGTCAGCCCCCGTTTTCTGGGTGGAATATCGCTGGTTCATGGGAGCTTGTCTTACGGTTGAAGTCAACACTTGGTTTCTTATTCTGCGGCGCCTCGTCTATAAAAGACAATCGTGGATACCAGCTATTTGCGTTGAAGTCGTGGACAAGTCATTTTACATTTCATGGATTGTTATCCGGTGTTTTATTTATCCCTCGCTACTGGTAAAGATGGTCAATCTAGCCATCATTGGAATTCAGCTGAGTGGGCATTTCTGGCACTGGCCTCTTCTCTTTATCCCCCTGCATTTCTTCCTGTGCGTCCTGAACCTCAAGTGGTCCTACGACCTGTTCGAACCCATCATACGCAAACGGATGAAAGGTAACGGTGCGAAACAAGCGACGGTGGCGACAGGATTGTAA
- a CDS encoding predicted protein — translation MALDSRELRFLSGSFAEFTSHCRFASSSSTIASVLASGAAAAIEYENSFYRVSEDSRRVPPTSQQRQAQPQTQRRNTHTKSSSSSAPGISALPTQPRQGYGPSIQLTEEERALFTLLRQVRSETKLDTTLRVAGGWVRDKLLATPEFQTYHKVLDVGSQRLTSKFQKPSAPSMGRQGTKVLVNTDKDAQPVDIDIALDDMLGREFADRLNEYLSMEGQDTIAVGVVLKNPEKSKHLETATMKVGSFWIDFVNLRAEEYTQASRIPDLMRIGTAAEDAFRRDLTINALFYNVNSGQVEDWTGRGFDDLRKGVVATPLPPLTTLLDDPLRALRSVRFAARLRFTMDDELVAAAKDKSVRNALAQKVSRERVGGELDLMLRSPDPVGAMRLLINLRLIDTVFPIEHYLAPDKTTSTATLFDKGLELLSTSHDHLADCRWSPPLWCKNSRAAFGAVEHRLLQDEEARRLLWYAAFLKPIHDRTPVRQASNPKLTGRKANRSAVAKLLVDKLKRPTRDAEAVERIIKASTDFTQLVNAGCDISATMILLSDVRITYVASCDEFDKSEGLTGSLIGTMNGRLVDSAVEEDPVWQHAMEFRMLCAKPLQRVGPLWRASLFLSISEAMATLEDGFTRLDYTIEGDVFDEILEERRQGVIERYDAFATALQQTGLIGIWDQPPLLDGDTLKTSILKGIPKGPAFRDVMDEQSNWIITHPGADVAALKTHLQETFPEYI, via the coding sequence ATGGCACTTGATTCGCGTGAACTACGATTCTTAAGCGGCTCGTTCGCCGAATTTACTTCACACTGTCGCTTTGCATCTTCTTCCTCAACGATAGCCTCTGTGCTCGCCTCTGGTGCGGCCGCCGCAATCGAATACGAGAATTCGTTTTACCGTGTATCGGAAGACTCTCGCCGCGTGCCGCCAACGTCACAACAAAGACAGGCGCAACCGCAAACACAACGGCGCAATACGCACACGAagagtagtagtagtagcgCACCAGGGATTTCTGCGTTGCCCACACAACCCCGCCAGGGCTACGGCCCATCAATTCAGCTCACGGAAGAGGAACGGGCTTTGTTTACCCTCCTGCGCCAAGTCCGTTCCGAAACCAAATTGGATACCACATTACGGGTTGCTGGGGGGTGGGTGCGGGACAAGCTGCTCGCAACCCCAGAGTTTCAGACTTATCACAAAGTATTGGATGTTGGTAGTCAACGCCTTACTTCAAAGTTTCAAAAACCGTCGGCACCGTCCATGGGACGGCAAGGCACCAAAGTATTGGTGAATACCGACAAAGATGCACAACCTGTTGATATCGACATTGCGTTGGATGATATGTTGGGACGAGAGTTCGCCGACCGTTTGAATGAATACCTTTCGATGGAAGGCCAGGATACCATCGCGGTCGGAGTCGTTTTAAAAAATCCCGAAAAGTCGAAGCATTTAGAAACTGCTACTATGAAGGTTGGTTCCTTTTGGATAGATTTCGTTAATCTCCGCGCCGAGGAATACACACAAGCTAGCCGTATTCCTGATTTGATGCGAATTGGTACCGCCGCCGAAGACGCCTTTCGCCGTGATTTGACCATAAATGCCTTGTTTTACAACGTCAATAGTGGGCAGGTTGAAGACTGGACAGGTCGTGGTTTTGATGATTTACGTAAAGGCGTAGTCGCGACGCCCTTACCGCCACTTACCACTCTGTTGGACGATCCATTGCGAGCCTTGCGCTCGGTACGCTTTGCGGCGCGTCTACGCTTTACCATGGACGATGAACTAGTAGCAGCCGCCAAAGATAAATCTGTGCGAAACGCGTTGGCGCAAAAAGTGTCACGTGAACGAGTTGGAGGAGAACTGGATCTCATGCTGCGATCGCCCGATCCAGTTGGTGCCATGCGGCTTTTGATCAATCTGAGGCTGATTGATACAGTTTTCCCGATTGAGCACTATTTGGCACCGGATAAAACGACATCTACAGCTACTCTATTTGACAAAGGGCTTGAGCTGTTATCTACTTCACATGATCATTTGGCAGATTGCCGATGGTCACCGCCTTTATGGTGCAAGAACTCCCGTGCAGCCTTTGGAGCCGTCGAACACCGTCTTTTacaagacgaagaagctcgTCGCCTGTTATGGTACGCTGCTTTTCTAAAGCCAATTCACGATCGTACGCCAGTGAGACAGGCATCCAACCCAAAACTGACAGGGAGGAAAGCGAATCGTTCCGCCGTTGCTAAGTTGCTGGTGGATAAACTCAAGCGACCTACCCGAGACGCCGAGGCTGTCGAGCGTATCATCAAGGCTTCCACAGATTTTACACAATTAGTAAACGCTGGCTGTGACATTTCAGCTACCATGATCCTCTTGAGCGACGTCCGGATTACGTACGTTGCTAGTTGTGACGAGTTTGACAAATCAGAGGGCCTGACCGGAAGTTTAATTGGTACAATGAATGGACGCCTCGTTGACAGTGCAGTTGAAGAAGATCCAGTATGGCAACATGCGATGGAGTTCCGAATGCTTTGTGCGAAACCTTTACAGCGGGTTGGCCCACTATGGCGTGCCTCATTATTTTTGAGTATTTCTGAGGCCATGGCAACCTTGGAAGATGGATTTACAAGACTGGATTACACTATTGAAGGAGATGTGTTTGATGAGATACTGGAGGAGCGACGACAAGGAGTGATCGAACGATATGACGCGTTTGCGACGGCTCTACAGCAAACTGGATTGATAGGCATTTGGGATCAGCCGCCTCTACTAGACGGTGATACTTTGAAAACGAGCATTTTAAAAGGTATTCCGAAAGGACCAGCATTTCGAGACGTTATGGACGAGCAATCAAACTGGATCATTACACACCCAGGCGCGGACGTCGCAGCTCTGAAAACGCATTTGCAAGAAACCTTTCCGGAATACATCTAA
- a CDS encoding predicted protein — protein sequence MALGSSPSMAGVTSSSMSSWSLSMGLRRQEKDFRVCCLEQGRLDHSTSIYLCLDVGWWNVRSEGNEDDVHSGSVYVNLSVAIVVWVPFTFTGSIAGNVEMAVSEILQRFRVDGYLRIPQKDLCS from the exons ATGGCACTCGGTAGTAGTCCCTCGATGGCTGGGGTAACTTCGTCTTCGATGTCGTCTTGGTCGCTGTCGATGGGATTGcgacgacaagaaaaagatttccGCGTTTGTTGTTTGGAACAAGGCCGACTTGACCATAGCACCAG TATCTATCTATGCCTTGACGTGGGTTGGTGGAATGTTCGGTCGGAGggcaacgaagacgacgtgCACAGCGGTTCTGTTTACGTCAACCTTTCCGTCGCCATTGTCGTATGG GTTCCTTTTACATTTACAG GTAGTATCGCTGGAAATGTTGAAATGGCCGTGTCGGAGATTCTTCAACGTTTCCGGGTGGATGGATATCTCCGGATCCCGCAAAAAGACCTTTGTTCATGA
- a CDS encoding predicted protein: protein QIFLSFFKTLVGKEVAVELKNDVVLTGTLHSVDQYLNIKLIHVQVVQPERYPQLVALKSVFVRGSVVRYIQIDPQHVDTELLQDAARKENAPAKTAKA from the coding sequence CAGATTTTCCTTTCCTTCTTCAAAACTCTCGTCGGCAAAGAAGTCGCAGTGGAACTCAAAAACGATGTCGTCTTGACCGGGACTTTGCACAGTGTCGATCAATACCTTAATATCAAGCTTATTCACGTGCAAGTTGTACAGCCTGAAAGATACCCGCAGCTAGTAGCCCTGAAGAGCGTCTTTGTGCGAGGAAGTGTGGTCCGTTACATACAGATAGATCCGCAACACGTCGATACGGAGCTACTTCAAGACGCGGCACGGAAAGAAAATGCTCCGGCCAAGACTGCAAAAGCTTGA